The Procambarus clarkii isolate CNS0578487 chromosome 24, FALCON_Pclarkii_2.0, whole genome shotgun sequence genome includes a region encoding these proteins:
- the Sec13 gene encoding protein SEC13 homolog: MVSVISNVETGHDDMIHDAQMDYFGTRLATCSSDRSIKIFEVKGTSQTLIADLREHEGPVWQVAWAHPMYGNILASCSYDRKVIIWQEDGHKWKKIHEYANHDSSVNSVCWAPHEHGLILACASADGSVSILTSTAHTWESKKITNAHSIGCNAVSWAPAVASGSADGSNRSGAAVQRIVTGGCDTYVKIWRFDSSSGEWTEESKLEGHSDWVRDVAWAPSIGLPRSIIASCSQDRRVIIWMNDGVTGVWQPRELNTFDDVIWHVSWSVTGNILAVSGGDNKVSLWKESLEGQWVCLSDSAKGQPASEQRTL; encoded by the exons ATG GTGTCTGTGATCAGTAATGTAGAGACTGGTCATGATGACATGATCCATGATGCTCAGATGGATTACTTTGGTACAAGGCTGGCAACATGTTCCTCGGACAGATCCATCAAGATCTTCGAGGTGAAGGGCACTTCACAAACTTTAATTGCAGATCTCCGGGAACATGAGGGACCA GTTTGGCAAGTGGCATGGGCTCACCCTATGTATGGCAACATCTTAGCATCATGCAGCTATGATCGTAAAGTTATCATTTGGCAAGAAGATGGCCACAAATGGAAAAAGATACATGAATATGCTAACCATGATTCATCAG TCAACAGTGTGTGTTGGGCACCTCATGAGCATGGCCTCATTCTGGCCTGTGCATCAGCAGATGGGTCTGTATCTATTTTAACTTCCACTGCACACACATGGGAGTCAAAGAAGATCACCAATGCCCATTCC ATTGGGTGTAATGCAGTGAGTTGGGCACCTGCTGTGGCATCTGGTTCTGCTGATGGTTCCAACAGATCAGGAGCTGCAGTCCAACGTATCGTTACTGGCGGATGTGATACCTATGTTAAGATATGGAGATTTGATAGTTCTAGTGGAGAATGGACCGAGGAAAGTAAACTTGAGGGACACTCCGATTGGGTGCGAGATGTGGCCTGGGCACCTTCCATCGGCCTCCCTCGTTCCATCATTGCATCATGCTCCCAG GATCGGCGGGTCATTATCTGGATGAATGatggagtgacaggtgtgtggcaaCCAAGAGAGCTAAACACTTTTGATGATGTCATCTGGCATGTTAGCTGGTCTGTTACTGGAAATATTCTAGCAGTTTCTGGTGGAGATAATAAG GTTAGCCTGTGGAAAGAAAGCTTGGAAGGTCAGTGGGTGTGTTTGAGCGACTCTGCCAAAGGACAACCAGCTTCTGAACAAcgtacactctag
- the LOC123761614 gene encoding uncharacterized protein — translation MLTSKCQRISLIFWTVINVAYDQVGGDDGPPTDSTWGQQLYIKLAGLHNTSSDYEDNQDLSNWVLDEEHIFAPYKTTHHATLDNTQHELWWKVTSEDDPAMDAEPGPWDGKGLLNTVSSNLFLHYELIQNSWEENEII, via the exons ATGCTCACATCCAAGTGCCAAAGAATTTCCCTTATCTTTTGGACGGTCATAAACGTGGCGTATGATCAAGTAGGAGGTGATGACGGGCCTCCCACTGACAGTACCTGGGGCCAACAACTGTATATCAAACTCGCCGGGTTACACAACACCAGCAGTGATTATGAAGATAACCAAGACCTAAGTAACTGGGTACTGGACGAAGAGCACATTTTTGCACCATACAAGACAACGCATCATGCAA CACTAGACAACACACAACATGAACTGTGGTGGAAGGTAACAAGTGAAGATGATCCAGCGATGGATGCCGAGCCAGGACCATGGGATGGCAAGGGACTATTAAACACTGTGTCATCCAACCTGTTTCTAcattatgaattaatacaaaaCTCTTGGGAAGAGAATGAGATTATATAA